A window of the Hemitrygon akajei chromosome 22, sHemAka1.3, whole genome shotgun sequence genome harbors these coding sequences:
- the LOC140714673 gene encoding protein VCF1, with the protein MLSDGRKRRRSCKDEESQPVPPPKRLSNNNLLQDLPRDSWDCESSSSDSSSIVSSPDRLNGHLPAEANLNWTKPGNSSTMLQFSDSIEQSAQGPYLQINQILKEAHFYSLHQRGHQT; encoded by the exons GAAGCGAAGACGGAGCTGTAAGGATGAGGAAAGCCAGCCTGTCCCACCACCAAAACGTCTCAGCAACAATAATTTGTTGCAGGATCTACCAAGAGACAGCTGGGATTGCGAG tcCTCAAGCAGTGATAGCAGCAGTATTGTCAGCagtcctgacagactgaatggaCACTTACCGGCTGAAGCCAATTTAAACTGGACCAAGCCAGGCAACAGCTCAACTATGCTTCAATTTTCTGATTCCATTGAACagtctgcacaaggtccatacttGCAAATCAATCAGATCCTGAAAGAGGCACACTTCTATAGCTTGCATCAGCGTGGACATCAAACGTGA